The following coding sequences lie in one Fimbriimonadaceae bacterium genomic window:
- a CDS encoding ParB/RepB/Spo0J family partition protein, giving the protein MRRALGKGLSQLIGEQVEQMEPGSQEVSIDSIVPNERQPRQFFDETALQELADSIKEHGILQPILVRPIAEGKYELIAGERRWRAAKLAGLTTVPVIVRSAANVDALEWSLIENIQRADITPLEMARAYRRLIDEFGLTQEQVAEKVGKSRVAVTNTVRLLKLQPKILKGLEEGKITEGHARALLGLESPVMQLAIYDKILEQGLTVRDVEKTSQATSTKTARATKGGRPRVEATKDADTQMLEEALSTYFGSPVKIERGEVGGKLQVEFYSEDDLTRILDVLGIRL; this is encoded by the coding sequence ATGCGACGTGCGCTAGGCAAAGGATTATCGCAACTTATCGGTGAACAGGTCGAGCAGATGGAGCCTGGGTCGCAAGAGGTCTCTATTGATTCCATCGTGCCGAACGAGCGCCAGCCTAGGCAGTTCTTTGATGAGACGGCTCTGCAGGAGCTTGCGGATTCGATCAAGGAGCACGGCATTTTACAGCCGATCTTGGTTCGTCCCATCGCAGAGGGCAAGTACGAACTCATCGCGGGTGAACGACGTTGGCGGGCGGCTAAGCTGGCAGGCTTAACGACCGTTCCTGTGATTGTCCGTTCGGCGGCGAACGTCGATGCTCTGGAATGGTCGCTGATTGAGAATATCCAGCGTGCCGATATTACGCCGCTTGAAATGGCGCGGGCCTATCGTCGGCTCATTGATGAGTTTGGTCTTACGCAAGAGCAGGTCGCGGAGAAGGTTGGGAAATCGCGGGTTGCGGTTACGAATACGGTTCGTCTTTTAAAGCTGCAGCCTAAGATTTTGAAGGGGCTTGAGGAAGGGAAGATCACCGAGGGGCATGCACGGGCTTTGCTCGGGCTGGAGAGCCCAGTGATGCAGCTTGCCATCTACGACAAGATCCTTGAGCAGGGGCTGACCGTCCGAGATGTCGAGAAGACCTCACAAGCCACTTCGACCAAGACAGCACGAGCAACGAAGGGTGGACGACCGCGCGTGGAAGCGACGAAGGATGCCGATACACAGATGTTGGAAGAGGCTCTTTCCACATATTTTGGATCGCCGGTGAAGATTGAGCGAGGAGAGGTCGGCGGCAAACTGCAGGTTGAGTTTTATTCGGAAGATGATCTGACCCGGATTTTGGATGTGTTGGGGATTAGGCTTTAG
- a CDS encoding ParA family protein encodes MGIWGVVNQKGGVGKTTTAVNLAAGLASRGKKTLLIDCDPQGNATTGLGVDKQKAPLTLFEVISSVVDNPDTTDTIRRAIMKVDPHLDVVPATLDLAGAEPVLLNAVGKELILRDALEPVKSEYDWIILDAPPSLGLLTINILSAADCVLVPMQCEFYALEGLSQLIKTIDVVRRRINPSLSIAKVLLTMYDPRNRLTLQVKKEVVDYFGGKVARTTIPRNVRLSEAPSFGQAAVTRFPTSKGATAYYSFVNEVLTECDVR; translated from the coding sequence GTGGGAATCTGGGGTGTAGTGAATCAAAAGGGTGGAGTGGGCAAGACGACCACTGCCGTCAACCTTGCCGCAGGCTTGGCATCGCGTGGAAAGAAGACACTCTTGATCGATTGCGATCCGCAAGGCAATGCGACCACCGGCCTGGGCGTGGACAAGCAAAAGGCTCCGCTGACTTTGTTTGAAGTGATCAGCTCCGTGGTTGACAATCCCGACACGACCGATACGATCCGGCGAGCGATCATGAAGGTCGATCCTCATTTGGACGTTGTGCCAGCAACTCTGGACCTTGCCGGGGCTGAGCCCGTGCTGTTGAATGCCGTCGGCAAGGAGTTGATTTTGCGCGATGCTCTGGAGCCGGTAAAGAGCGAATACGACTGGATAATATTGGACGCTCCTCCGAGTCTCGGTCTGCTGACGATCAATATCCTCAGCGCGGCGGATTGTGTGCTCGTACCTATGCAGTGCGAGTTCTATGCGCTGGAGGGCTTGAGCCAGCTGATCAAGACCATTGATGTTGTGCGTAGGCGGATTAACCCATCCTTGAGCATCGCCAAGGTTTTGCTGACGATGTATGACCCGCGCAACCGTCTTACTTTGCAGGTGAAGAAGGAGGTCGTCGACTATTTCGGCGGCAAGGTGGCAAGGACCACAATCCCTCGGAACGTTCGGCTGAGCGAAGCGCCGAGTTTTGGTCAGGCAGCCGTGACCCGATTCCCGACGAGCAAAGGCGCAACAGCCTACTACAGTTTTGTGAACGAGGTACTTACAGAATGCGACGTGCGCTAG
- a CDS encoding ankyrin repeat domain-containing protein codes for MSEENLSVASSKRGVPKALIGVIVAVLVLAVAYAAYVRVPQVYVPPIANAAANGDQEKVLKLLREGANPDERDGNGVSPLQYALLNGNIAVADTLCVAGARVDAKDNNGKTIMDHLQAPLKTKDSIEEKKRKIAIEWLKKQTDQMTQPRTRPSIGT; via the coding sequence GTGAGCGAAGAAAACCTATCTGTAGCCAGTTCAAAAAGGGGCGTCCCCAAGGCGCTGATCGGTGTCATCGTCGCCGTTTTGGTCCTTGCCGTGGCTTACGCAGCCTACGTCAGGGTCCCCCAAGTCTACGTCCCCCCGATTGCAAACGCGGCAGCAAACGGCGACCAGGAAAAGGTTCTCAAACTGCTCAGAGAAGGCGCAAACCCCGACGAGCGGGACGGAAACGGAGTTTCGCCGTTGCAGTACGCCCTGCTCAATGGAAATATCGCGGTTGCCGATACCCTGTGTGTCGCAGGTGCCCGGGTCGATGCTAAAGACAACAACGGCAAGACCATCATGGATCACCTTCAAGCCCCTCTCAAAACGAAGGATTCAATCGAAGAGAAGAAGCGAAAAATCGCGATCGAGTGGTTAAAGAAGCAAACGGATCAGATGACTCAGCCACGCACTAGACCAAGTATCGGAACCTAA
- the rfbD gene encoding dTDP-4-dehydrorhamnose reductase — translation MNFLVVGGTGMLGSDVVAELKKRRHEVAAPSSVELDITNPESVAQVVTGVFGKNIRWCINCAAYTAVDLAESESDQAMTVNALGPGYLANVCQMAGVRLIHVSTDFVFDGVKTEPYTETDKTNPLGVYGRSKLAGEQSVMAANASSVIVRTSWLYGPNGKSFPRTMINAYLAGKQLRVVADQTGCPTYTADLARTLVDITEKEMMPGIFHATGEDVMSWHGFAKLAIETYCREELRESREVEIEPIPTEAYPTPAQRPKYSVLSNAKLRDQGVEGMRSVGECLSEYVSRLD, via the coding sequence GTGAACTTTCTCGTCGTCGGAGGAACAGGAATGCTTGGGTCGGACGTCGTTGCCGAGCTGAAGAAGCGCCGGCACGAGGTTGCAGCTCCGTCCTCTGTCGAGCTTGATATTACGAATCCCGAGTCGGTGGCTCAGGTCGTGACTGGCGTGTTTGGTAAGAACATCCGTTGGTGCATCAACTGTGCCGCTTACACGGCGGTCGATTTGGCTGAGTCGGAGTCTGACCAGGCCATGACGGTGAACGCCCTTGGGCCGGGATACTTGGCGAACGTTTGTCAGATGGCTGGGGTGCGGTTGATCCACGTTTCGACCGATTTTGTGTTCGACGGCGTTAAGACAGAGCCTTATACTGAGACAGACAAGACGAATCCACTCGGAGTCTATGGGCGGTCAAAGTTGGCGGGGGAGCAGAGTGTTATGGCCGCGAATGCGAGCAGTGTGATCGTGCGAACATCCTGGCTATACGGTCCCAATGGTAAGAGCTTCCCGAGAACTATGATCAACGCCTATCTGGCAGGGAAGCAGCTTCGTGTAGTTGCTGACCAGACCGGGTGCCCCACCTACACCGCCGACCTTGCGCGCACACTGGTCGATATAACGGAGAAGGAGATGATGCCGGGGATTTTTCATGCAACCGGCGAAGATGTCATGTCGTGGCATGGCTTTGCCAAGCTGGCGATCGAGACGTACTGTCGTGAGGAATTGAGGGAGAGTAGGGAAGTGGAGATTGAGCCGATCCCGACGGAGGCTTATCCGACTCCCGCGCAGAGGCCGAAGTACAGCGTGCTTTCCAATGCCAAGCTTCGTGACCAAGGTGTTGAAGGTATGCGCTCGGTCGGGGAGTGCTTGAGTGAGTATGTTAGTCGGTTGGACTGA
- the gcvT gene encoding glycine cleavage system aminomethyltransferase GcvT produces MSETMDAANLRTALYDAHLALNARMVPFTGYDMPVQYTSIIAESTAVREGAGMFDVSHMARLWLKGDRVVEFLEQITTNDISKLTNGRGQYSLLPNLNGGLVDDIIVYRITETVFRMAVNAANHEKDVNWIKAENERGGYGVEITDETDDTAMIAVQGPKAAEIIAGLSDAAEALNAAPMFGIVECNIAGVPCFAPRSGYTGEDGFELVCPASGAVQLWDALLAAGVAACGLGSRDVLRVEAGLPLYGHELGDDMSPISAGLGWVISKTKSFNSSDAFNKDRAEGTPTKLLGVKLESKRLTMPGMKVYQNGQEIGELSSGVYSPLLECGIAFAFLKADTELDTPCEVDVRGKMEPGTVVNKRFFKRGK; encoded by the coding sequence ATGTCCGAAACGATGGATGCCGCCAACCTCCGCACAGCCCTTTACGACGCTCATTTGGCGCTGAACGCCCGAATGGTGCCCTTCACCGGTTACGACATGCCGGTTCAATACACGAGCATCATCGCCGAGTCGACTGCCGTCCGCGAAGGAGCGGGCATGTTCGACGTGAGCCACATGGCGCGGCTTTGGCTGAAGGGCGACCGCGTGGTCGAATTCCTGGAGCAGATCACCACCAACGACATCAGCAAGCTCACCAACGGGCGCGGGCAGTATTCCCTGCTCCCCAACCTAAACGGCGGCCTGGTGGACGACATCATCGTGTACCGCATCACCGAGACCGTCTTCCGCATGGCCGTCAACGCGGCGAACCATGAGAAGGACGTGAACTGGATCAAGGCCGAGAACGAGCGCGGCGGCTACGGCGTGGAGATCACCGACGAGACCGACGACACCGCGATGATCGCGGTGCAGGGCCCCAAGGCCGCCGAGATCATCGCCGGACTCAGCGACGCGGCGGAAGCCCTGAACGCGGCTCCGATGTTCGGCATCGTGGAGTGCAATATTGCCGGAGTTCCCTGCTTCGCGCCCCGGTCTGGCTATACGGGCGAGGACGGCTTTGAACTCGTCTGTCCGGCTTCGGGAGCCGTTCAGCTTTGGGATGCCCTGCTTGCGGCGGGGGTTGCAGCCTGCGGCCTGGGTTCGCGCGACGTTTTGCGCGTCGAAGCCGGACTGCCTCTGTATGGGCACGAACTGGGCGACGACATGTCCCCCATCTCGGCAGGCTTGGGCTGGGTCATCAGCAAGACCAAGAGCTTCAACAGTTCCGACGCCTTCAACAAAGACCGCGCCGAAGGCACCCCGACCAAGCTGCTCGGCGTCAAACTGGAGTCGAAGCGACTGACCATGCCGGGCATGAAGGTTTATCAGAACGGACAGGAGATCGGCGAACTGTCGTCGGGCGTGTATTCCCCGCTTCTGGAGTGCGGCATCGCCTTTGCCTTCTTGAAGGCGGATACGGAGCTGGACACGCCGTGCGAGGTGGACGTCCGGGGCAAGATGGAGCCTGGGACGGTGGTAAACAAGCGGTTCTTCAAGAGGGGAAAGTAG
- a CDS encoding erythromycin esterase family protein yields the protein MLLPLLCSVSIAIGVRTDEPVILAALEKACVPLGGSASKGSWKEFAPLEKLLGSVTIVGAGECTHGSREIFETKARLFQFLVERMGYTTLALEASVPGCVALDRYVTSGEGDPAEALKAQGFWTWSTEEVLDLVKWMRAYNADAKHKSKLRIVGVDMQDREGALDSIVQTLKDAKIGGQIVEDLLWFPRVRHEKGREAALNELDQIVKDALPKVEELLGKERATFFKQCARVFVQADELQQQSVVIDDFYEVRDMAMEPFATLKNRIDAIQEDAKSLPEEARYAIDIVKSSTRSVIEPTYDVDKLIKGVAQIREQGQLRKMFEEDYKNVAIVLDFMIYLPKYLAAIKQNPRDVFMAENTIWAVEKYLPKKKAMLWGHNYHIARTEAPLPESCGTELNRRIGKRYYPIGFAFGAGSFVARGQYDPDTGWRPLVSFTVDLESGGTLDRTLSKVKHSAFFINCATPALHTWLLSAHTTRNIGSNYDSTRSGAYVGPLKAGEFYRGLIFLREVTAAKTLKGMR from the coding sequence ATGCTGCTGCCACTCCTATGCTCCGTTTCGATAGCCATCGGCGTACGCACGGATGAACCGGTGATCCTCGCGGCATTGGAGAAGGCGTGCGTCCCTCTAGGTGGCAGTGCCTCAAAAGGGTCCTGGAAGGAGTTTGCCCCTCTAGAAAAGTTATTGGGAAGTGTGACTATCGTTGGAGCGGGTGAGTGTACTCACGGCTCGCGAGAGATTTTCGAGACGAAGGCGAGACTCTTTCAATTCCTAGTTGAGAGAATGGGCTATACGACCTTGGCCCTAGAAGCGAGTGTGCCTGGCTGTGTGGCACTTGATCGGTATGTGACCTCAGGAGAAGGCGATCCGGCAGAGGCTTTGAAGGCGCAGGGATTCTGGACGTGGTCGACCGAAGAGGTTCTGGACCTCGTCAAGTGGATGCGCGCTTACAACGCCGATGCAAAGCACAAGAGCAAGCTGAGGATCGTCGGCGTGGACATGCAGGATCGCGAGGGTGCGTTGGACTCTATCGTTCAGACGCTGAAGGATGCCAAGATCGGCGGACAGATCGTTGAAGACCTGCTTTGGTTTCCCCGGGTCCGCCACGAGAAGGGGCGAGAAGCGGCGCTGAACGAGCTGGACCAGATTGTCAAAGACGCTTTGCCGAAAGTTGAGGAATTGCTGGGCAAAGAGCGAGCGACTTTCTTTAAGCAGTGCGCACGCGTCTTTGTACAGGCGGATGAGCTGCAGCAGCAGTCGGTTGTGATTGATGACTTTTACGAAGTTAGAGATATGGCAATGGAGCCGTTTGCAACTCTCAAAAACCGCATTGACGCTATCCAAGAGGATGCAAAATCACTTCCTGAGGAGGCACGCTACGCCATCGACATCGTCAAGTCTTCCACAAGATCGGTGATCGAGCCTACCTATGATGTCGACAAGCTTATAAAGGGTGTCGCGCAGATTCGAGAACAGGGCCAACTTCGAAAGATGTTTGAAGAGGATTACAAGAACGTAGCTATTGTGCTCGATTTCATGATCTATCTTCCCAAATATCTCGCAGCAATCAAGCAGAATCCGCGCGATGTTTTTATGGCTGAAAACACCATCTGGGCGGTGGAAAAGTATCTGCCCAAAAAGAAAGCGATGCTCTGGGGGCACAACTATCACATAGCGAGAACGGAAGCCCCGCTGCCCGAATCATGCGGAACAGAACTCAATCGTAGAATTGGGAAGCGCTACTATCCGATAGGATTTGCTTTTGGAGCCGGTTCTTTTGTCGCAAGAGGCCAGTATGATCCAGATACTGGCTGGAGGCCTCTCGTTTCATTTACTGTCGATCTTGAATCGGGTGGGACGCTGGATAGGACGCTGAGCAAGGTGAAGCACTCTGCATTCTTTATCAACTGTGCTACGCCTGCTTTGCATACGTGGCTGTTGTCCGCGCATACGACAAGGAATATCGGATCCAACTATGATTCCACTCGAAGCGGCGCTTATGTGGGGCCACTCAAAGCGGGTGAATTCTATCGCGGGCTGATCTTCTTGCGGGAAGTAACGGCGGCAAAGACGCTGAAGGGAATGCGATAA
- a CDS encoding DPP IV N-terminal domain-containing protein, with translation MSKNSIASQARLKPGSLRMKPASLLALCLFQLTALAVGQNNANWELANRFSPQNINLYVGSTSVNPRFIGKTDNFWYTWRDGDGVTFHFVNPKAKIKRPLFDHVKMAELLSEAVKKPYEASNLPFTDVEFQEKTNAIRFVVERVRYEYDLDKETLTKIEDIKPEPRPLPNFRNYSPDKKACVYAMDHNLYYVEIVDNKEQEPIQLTKDGEEYYSFGSATGSGSQRVIGGTPPPVPNEKRVRANVSWSPDSNWFYIMRSDSRKVKPLWLVNNIADPRPTLLEYKYAMPGDPDITIQEFFVFNRADKQLKKMDISKFKDQSIIRPDWSDKSDKIRMLRRDRLQRNADLVDLDPATGKITELLTESVENAFLEVFEMTSNMRYLVNDKMGEDFVWWSERSGWGHLYLYGPDGKLKQQLTRGAFRVESVVDVDKEKNMVWFTAVGRERGENPYYTHLYRVNLDGTGLTLLDAGDANHSSRLSTSKQYIVDNATRVDMAPTAVVRDSKGSVIMALEQTDLSRLMETGWKMPETFVVKAADATTNIYGNIWKPFDFNPSKKYPIILNVYPGPQTESVTANFSAYSSTQQLAQLGFIVIQIGNRGGNPSRSNAYHSFGYYNLRDYGLADKKAGVEQLAAKYSWIDINRIGIYGHSGGGFMTAAAMMLPPYNDFFKVGVSSAGNHDNNIYNWNWSEQHHGLREVAVNQQTGGTGGQGTGQGGGRGGRGGGGGGRGGGGDEFGPSPDEVFWEQFFDAPAIETKFEIKVPTTQELAPNLRGKLLIVHGDMDNNVHPAGSIRLANELIKANKRFDFMLMPGQAHGFGPYSGYFQQMSWEYFAQHLLGDDYSRNAEMKDKGGR, from the coding sequence ATGTCGAAGAATTCAATTGCATCCCAAGCCCGGCTTAAGCCGGGTTCGCTTCGTATGAAGCCAGCATCTCTCCTTGCTTTGTGTCTTTTCCAGTTGACAGCTCTGGCGGTGGGCCAGAACAATGCCAACTGGGAGCTTGCAAACCGGTTTTCTCCCCAAAACATCAATCTGTATGTTGGGAGCACTTCGGTAAATCCGAGATTTATCGGCAAGACCGACAACTTTTGGTACACATGGCGCGATGGCGATGGGGTCACTTTCCATTTTGTGAACCCCAAGGCGAAGATCAAACGGCCCTTGTTTGACCACGTCAAGATGGCGGAACTGCTGTCAGAGGCAGTCAAGAAGCCGTATGAGGCGAGCAACCTGCCGTTTACGGATGTCGAGTTCCAAGAGAAAACGAACGCGATACGGTTTGTGGTTGAGAGAGTTCGATACGAATACGATCTTGACAAAGAGACACTTACAAAGATCGAGGATATCAAGCCCGAGCCGCGACCGCTGCCGAACTTCCGAAACTACTCGCCAGACAAGAAAGCGTGCGTCTATGCGATGGATCACAACCTGTACTATGTCGAAATCGTCGACAACAAAGAGCAGGAGCCGATCCAGCTGACCAAAGACGGTGAGGAGTATTACAGCTTTGGCTCAGCTACCGGATCAGGCTCGCAGCGTGTGATCGGTGGAACGCCTCCACCTGTTCCCAACGAAAAGCGGGTTCGAGCTAATGTCTCTTGGTCTCCCGATTCGAATTGGTTCTACATCATGCGATCCGATTCGAGAAAGGTTAAGCCTCTTTGGCTTGTGAACAATATCGCCGATCCTCGACCGACTCTCTTGGAATACAAGTACGCGATGCCGGGTGACCCCGACATAACGATCCAGGAGTTCTTCGTGTTTAATCGTGCGGACAAGCAGCTTAAGAAGATGGACATCTCCAAGTTCAAAGATCAGTCCATTATTCGTCCCGATTGGTCAGACAAGTCCGACAAGATTCGGATGTTACGACGTGACCGCCTTCAGAGAAACGCCGATTTGGTCGATCTTGATCCGGCTACGGGAAAGATCACAGAATTGCTGACAGAGTCGGTTGAGAACGCATTCCTTGAGGTTTTTGAGATGACCTCGAACATGCGCTATCTGGTCAATGACAAGATGGGTGAGGACTTCGTCTGGTGGTCTGAGCGCTCTGGTTGGGGACATTTGTATCTCTACGGCCCCGATGGGAAGCTCAAGCAGCAGCTCACACGAGGGGCTTTCCGAGTGGAGAGCGTTGTTGACGTTGATAAAGAAAAGAACATGGTGTGGTTCACGGCTGTAGGCCGCGAGCGTGGAGAGAACCCCTACTACACCCATCTCTATCGGGTCAATCTTGATGGCACTGGGTTAACCCTTTTGGATGCTGGCGACGCGAACCACAGCTCCCGGCTTTCAACGAGCAAGCAGTACATCGTGGACAACGCTACCCGTGTTGACATGGCGCCCACAGCGGTCGTACGCGATTCCAAGGGGTCTGTAATCATGGCTCTGGAGCAAACGGACTTGTCCCGATTGATGGAGACGGGCTGGAAGATGCCCGAGACCTTTGTGGTCAAGGCAGCTGACGCAACGACGAATATCTACGGCAACATTTGGAAGCCGTTTGACTTCAACCCAAGCAAGAAATATCCCATCATCCTGAACGTCTATCCTGGCCCGCAGACCGAGAGCGTGACCGCGAACTTCTCGGCCTATAGCTCGACTCAGCAGCTAGCACAGCTTGGGTTTATCGTGATCCAGATCGGAAACCGTGGCGGCAACCCATCACGGTCAAACGCCTATCACAGCTTTGGCTACTACAACCTGCGCGACTATGGCCTTGCCGACAAGAAGGCAGGAGTCGAGCAGCTGGCTGCCAAGTACAGCTGGATCGACATCAACCGCATCGGTATATACGGACACTCGGGTGGTGGCTTTATGACTGCTGCCGCGATGATGCTCCCGCCGTACAACGACTTTTTCAAGGTAGGAGTGTCGTCGGCGGGCAACCACGACAACAACATCTATAACTGGAACTGGAGCGAGCAGCATCACGGCTTGCGAGAAGTTGCAGTGAACCAGCAGACTGGCGGGACCGGCGGTCAGGGTACCGGTCAAGGTGGCGGTCGCGGTGGACGCGGTGGTGGCGGCGGAGGCCGTGGTGGAGGAGGAGACGAGTTTGGCCCTTCACCCGATGAGGTCTTCTGGGAGCAGTTCTTCGACGCACCGGCGATCGAGACCAAGTTCGAAATCAAGGTCCCGACAACTCAGGAGCTTGCACCGAATCTGCGCGGCAAATTGCTGATCGTTCATGGCGACATGGACAACAACGTTCACCCCGCAGGCTCTATCCGCCTTGCGAACGAGCTGATAAAAGCGAACAAGCGGTTCGACTTTATGTTGATGCCGGGGCAGGCTCACGGCTTTGGCCCGTATAGCGGATATTTCCAGCAAATGAGTTGGGAGTATTTTGCACAGCATCTCTTAGGAGATGACTACTCTCGCAATGCCGAGATGAAGGACAAAGGGGGAAGGTAG
- the flgB gene encoding flagellar basal body rod protein FlgB has protein sequence MRILDNLFGPHIDNLSDALHKASERHGLLAENLANVNTPGYKRKDMDFNIVLKGEQKKLLLADNDLHSRRFVNGAENASVRVDGSSVDLEKEVMSIAETELRYQALTDFTNRYFSGLRNVIREGK, from the coding sequence GTGCGCATACTGGACAACCTATTTGGACCCCATATCGATAACCTCAGCGATGCCTTGCATAAGGCGTCGGAGAGGCACGGGCTGTTGGCAGAAAACCTTGCCAACGTCAATACGCCTGGCTACAAGCGTAAGGATATGGACTTCAACATCGTTCTCAAGGGTGAGCAAAAGAAGCTCCTGCTTGCGGATAACGATCTCCATTCTCGACGGTTTGTAAACGGAGCCGAGAACGCGAGCGTTCGCGTTGACGGCAGCAGCGTCGACCTTGAAAAAGAGGTCATGTCCATTGCCGAAACGGAACTCCGCTACCAGGCACTCACCGACTTCACCAATCGCTATTTCAGCGGTCTGCGCAACGTTATTAGGGAGGGCAAATAA
- the flgC gene encoding flagellar basal body rod protein FlgC — MRISSSGLTAERFRMDVISSNIANANSVGIKGQDPYRRRDVVLEAGTDGVQIVKIQEDDAPFRTEYDPNNENADAEGFVKYSNVQPIYEMVNMISATRAYEANLAAFNTAKGMAKAALNIGKM, encoded by the coding sequence ATGCGCATTAGCTCCTCCGGTCTCACCGCCGAGCGGTTCCGGATGGATGTGATCTCCAGCAACATCGCCAACGCAAACTCCGTTGGCATCAAAGGCCAAGACCCGTATCGACGTCGCGACGTCGTTCTCGAAGCCGGGACAGACGGTGTCCAGATCGTAAAGATCCAAGAGGACGATGCTCCCTTCCGTACGGAGTACGACCCCAATAACGAAAACGCCGATGCTGAGGGATTCGTGAAGTACTCGAACGTTCAGCCTATCTACGAGATGGTGAACATGATCTCCGCAACCCGTGCATACGAAGCAAACTTGGCCGCATTTAACACGGCTAAGGGAATGGCCAAAGCCGCCTTGAATATCGGAAAGATGTAA
- the fliE gene encoding flagellar hook-basal body complex protein FliE, whose translation MRIQDLAAQFDTSRLENLKPKVDGGENSDDFANTLMDVLKEVNESQLNARDKQNAFMTGQNVDLSDVMIAAERAGIAMQLTMQVRNKLLEAYQEIARTQI comes from the coding sequence ATGAGAATCCAAGACCTCGCAGCCCAATTCGACACAAGCCGACTTGAGAACCTCAAGCCGAAGGTCGATGGCGGCGAGAATAGCGACGACTTCGCAAACACTCTGATGGACGTCCTGAAGGAAGTGAACGAGTCTCAGCTCAACGCTAGAGACAAGCAAAACGCCTTTATGACGGGTCAGAACGTGGATCTAAGTGACGTAATGATTGCCGCAGAGCGTGCGGGAATTGCAATGCAGTTGACGATGCAGGTGCGCAATAAGCTCCTGGAAGCGTATCAAGAGATTGCAAGAACCCAGATCTAG
- the fliG gene encoding flagellar motor switch protein FliG encodes MRRKEDISSRQKAAIMLMILGPEQSGSMMRFFKEEQVEQLSIEVARLERVTPEQRAQVIHEFHELAIAQEYMAEGGIEHAKRVLEQAFGAERAESIIEKVVTAMQVVPFEFLKKADPAQVLSFIQDEHPQTIALILAYMPINAAAQIVSKLPQDLRVEVAARIASMEQTPPEVVRRIEQVLEKKISTVLSQEMTYAGGPKALVDLLNRVDRTTERLIMDSISESDPELADTVKNMMFVFEDIIQLDDRALQQVLKEVDMKELATALKGTGVEVQNKFYKNMSERAVAMLKEDMEFMGPVRLKIVEEAQQKIVAAIRRLEEAGEITISRAGEEDVLV; translated from the coding sequence ATGAGACGCAAGGAAGATATTTCATCCCGACAAAAAGCAGCAATCATGCTGATGATTCTTGGCCCGGAGCAATCGGGCAGCATGATGCGCTTCTTCAAGGAAGAGCAAGTCGAGCAGCTCTCCATTGAGGTCGCCCGTCTTGAGCGCGTCACCCCCGAGCAAAGAGCCCAGGTCATCCACGAGTTCCATGAGCTTGCCATTGCGCAGGAATACATGGCTGAGGGCGGCATCGAGCATGCAAAGCGTGTGCTCGAACAGGCCTTTGGCGCGGAAAGAGCCGAGTCGATCATAGAGAAAGTCGTCACAGCCATGCAGGTTGTGCCGTTTGAGTTCCTCAAAAAAGCAGACCCCGCACAGGTTCTTAGCTTTATTCAGGACGAGCACCCTCAAACCATCGCGCTCATCCTTGCTTACATGCCCATCAACGCAGCCGCCCAGATCGTATCGAAGCTCCCACAAGATCTTCGTGTTGAGGTTGCTGCTCGAATCGCAAGCATGGAGCAGACGCCTCCTGAAGTTGTCCGACGTATCGAGCAAGTTCTGGAAAAGAAGATTTCGACCGTTCTCAGCCAAGAGATGACCTATGCCGGAGGCCCCAAAGCTCTCGTAGACCTCTTAAACCGAGTGGATCGAACAACGGAACGGCTTATCATGGACTCGATCTCCGAATCAGATCCTGAACTTGCCGATACCGTCAAGAATATGATGTTCGTCTTCGAGGACATCATCCAACTCGACGACCGCGCGCTGCAGCAAGTCCTCAAAGAAGTTGATATGAAGGAGCTTGCAACAGCGTTAAAGGGCACTGGCGTTGAGGTTCAAAACAAGTTCTACAAGAACATGTCGGAACGCGCCGTGGCAATGCTGAAAGAGGACATGGAATTCATGGGACCCGTTCGACTCAAGATCGTCGAAGAAGCTCAGCAGAAGATTGTTGCTGCCATTCGCAGACTGGAAGAAGCAGGCGAGATCACTATTTCCCGCGCTGGCGAGGAGGATGTGCTTGTCTAA